A genomic stretch from Marinimicrobium sp. C6131 includes:
- the mltG gene encoding endolytic transglycosylase MltG — MKRLLAKLTILGVILAGGLGAYGYHWLHSPLALPQDGLRYELSRGETLGHLTSALATQGVLRHPRALRLYARLSGQTRVHAGEYHLQRGLTPLTLLAKLNAGDVVLHQVTLIEGWTYAQALAALHAEETIVAELKGLSLEQQLARLGLEVEHPEGWFFPDTYRFPRGTTDVEILRRAHRVMREELERLWSQRVDGLPYETPYEALIMASLIERETGAPWEREEIAGVFVRRLKRGMRLQTDPTVIYGMGERYEGRLTRRDLRTPTPYNTYTNAGLPPTPIALPGRGALAAAVNPAPGTALYFVAKGDGTHVFSDTLDAHNKAVREYQLQRREDYRSSLPATP; from the coding sequence GTGAAGCGGCTGCTGGCAAAACTGACCATTCTGGGCGTGATTCTGGCGGGGGGGCTTGGGGCTTACGGCTACCACTGGTTGCACAGCCCGCTGGCCCTTCCGCAAGACGGCTTACGCTACGAGCTTTCCCGCGGCGAGACTCTGGGTCACCTGACCTCGGCATTGGCCACACAGGGCGTGTTACGCCACCCACGGGCGCTGCGTCTGTATGCGCGTCTGAGCGGACAGACCCGGGTCCACGCGGGCGAATATCATCTTCAGCGGGGACTGACACCACTGACCCTGCTGGCAAAGCTCAATGCCGGTGACGTCGTGCTTCACCAGGTGACGCTGATTGAGGGTTGGACCTATGCACAGGCGTTGGCCGCGCTGCACGCGGAGGAAACCATTGTGGCTGAGCTCAAGGGCTTGAGCCTCGAGCAGCAACTGGCTCGTCTGGGGCTGGAGGTGGAGCATCCTGAAGGATGGTTTTTCCCGGATACCTACCGGTTCCCCCGGGGCACCACTGATGTCGAGATATTGCGCCGGGCCCATCGAGTGATGCGCGAGGAACTGGAGCGCCTGTGGTCGCAGCGGGTGGACGGTTTGCCCTACGAAACACCCTATGAGGCGTTGATCATGGCCTCCCTCATTGAGCGGGAAACCGGCGCACCCTGGGAGCGGGAAGAAATAGCCGGCGTCTTTGTGCGACGCCTGAAACGGGGAATGCGCCTGCAGACCGACCCCACCGTCATCTACGGTATGGGGGAGCGGTACGAGGGGCGTCTGACCCGCCGGGATCTGAGAACACCGACGCCCTACAACACTTATACCAATGCGGGTCTTCCACCGACGCCAATCGCGCTTCCCGGGCGTGGCGCGCTTGCCGCTGCCGTCAATCCGGCACCGGGAACTGCGCTTTATTTTGTGGCCAAGGGGGACGGTACCCATGTGTTTTCCGATACGCTGGACGCTCACAATAAAGCCGTGCGCGAATATCAGCTGCAGCGACGGGAGGACTATCGATCGTCGTTGCCAGCCACTCCCTGA
- the pabC gene encoding aminodeoxychorismate lyase — MTDSELITLTNGEFGAGFSALDRGVAYGDGLFETARIRSGRVPLWPWHRERLIAGAQRLGMALDEERIEREKAVVLSRLSGTDGVLKLVVTRGVGGRAYQPPKRPLLSYSWQLRPGVSPVWEAGRDGVVLYECRHRLGDNPVLAGMKHLNRLEYVLARREWGDEYPEGLLSSGSGHVIEGTLSNVFVRLNDGWWTPQLDRNGVAGVMRRLVMDILGPKLNLAIQEGRITREALIGARECFVCNSVFGIWPVTGLAPGGETFSVGPQTRQLQRELEQWLTDHQDIQEVP, encoded by the coding sequence ATGACAGACTCAGAATTGATCACCCTGACAAACGGTGAATTCGGTGCGGGGTTCTCTGCATTGGATCGTGGCGTGGCGTACGGGGACGGTTTATTTGAAACCGCCAGGATACGAAGCGGGCGGGTACCGCTATGGCCCTGGCACCGGGAGCGGTTGATCGCCGGAGCACAACGGCTGGGTATGGCTCTGGATGAGGAGCGCATCGAGCGGGAGAAGGCGGTGGTACTGTCGCGCCTGTCTGGTACGGATGGCGTTCTCAAGCTGGTGGTCACCCGCGGTGTGGGTGGCAGAGCCTATCAGCCACCGAAACGGCCCCTGCTCAGCTACAGCTGGCAGTTGCGCCCCGGCGTTTCCCCGGTTTGGGAGGCGGGTCGGGACGGGGTCGTGCTCTACGAGTGTCGCCATCGCCTGGGGGATAATCCGGTACTGGCCGGCATGAAACATCTCAATCGCCTTGAGTATGTGTTGGCCCGGAGGGAGTGGGGCGATGAATATCCGGAGGGGCTGCTGAGCAGCGGTTCGGGGCATGTGATTGAGGGCACCCTGAGCAATGTCTTTGTGCGCCTGAACGATGGCTGGTGGACCCCGCAGTTGGACCGCAATGGCGTTGCCGGGGTCATGCGCCGTCTGGTCATGGACATTCTGGGGCCGAAGCTCAATCTGGCGATTCAAGAGGGGCGGATTACCCGTGAGGCACTGATCGGTGCCCGCGAGTGTTTTGTCTGTAACAGCGTATTCGGGATCTGGCCGGTGACCGGACTGGCACCCGGTGGAGAGACGTTTTCGGTCGGTCCACAGACCCGACAATTGCAGCGGGAGCTGGAACAGTGGTTGACCGATCACCAAGACATACAGGAGGTGCCGTGA
- the fabG gene encoding 3-oxoacyl-ACP reductase FabG: MNLEGKVALVTGASRGIGAAVAEQLGAAGAVVVGTATSQSGADRITERLASRGVTGEGMVLNVTDAESIASVLADMKARHGVPAILVNNAGITKDNLLMRMNDDEWFDVINTNLSSVYRLSKAVLRGMMKARWGRIINISSVVGAMGNPGQSNYAASKAGVAGFARSLAAEVGSRGITVNTVAPGFIDTDMTRALPEEQRKQLLDKIPLGRLGQPEEIASVVAFLASDAGGYVSGETIHVNGGMYMA; the protein is encoded by the coding sequence ATGAATCTTGAGGGTAAGGTAGCGCTGGTTACCGGTGCCAGTCGGGGCATTGGCGCCGCTGTTGCCGAGCAATTGGGCGCCGCTGGCGCTGTGGTGGTGGGCACCGCGACCAGCCAGTCCGGCGCGGACCGGATCACCGAGCGTCTCGCATCCCGGGGCGTAACCGGTGAAGGCATGGTGCTCAATGTGACGGATGCCGAATCCATAGCGTCGGTTCTGGCGGACATGAAGGCGCGACATGGTGTGCCGGCCATTCTGGTGAATAATGCCGGTATTACCAAGGACAATCTGCTGATGCGGATGAACGATGACGAGTGGTTTGACGTCATCAACACCAACCTGAGCTCTGTGTATCGGCTGAGCAAAGCCGTGCTTCGCGGCATGATGAAAGCCCGCTGGGGGCGCATCATCAACATCAGCTCAGTGGTGGGCGCCATGGGTAATCCCGGACAGTCCAACTATGCGGCCAGCAAGGCTGGAGTGGCCGGATTTGCAAGATCACTGGCTGCTGAGGTAGGCTCGCGGGGTATTACGGTAAACACCGTAGCGCCGGGGTTCATCGATACCGATATGACCCGTGCTCTGCCGGAAGAGCAGCGCAAACAGTTGCTCGACAAGATCCCTCTTGGCCGTCTGGGCCAGCCCGAGGAGATTGCCTCTGTGGTTGCCTTCCTGGCGAGTGATGCCGGAGGTTACGTCAGCGGCGAGACGATACATGTCAACGGGGGCATGTATATGGCGTAA
- the fabF gene encoding beta-ketoacyl-ACP synthase II, whose product MSRKRVVVTGLGMVSPLGNTVADSWRGIVNGVSGAAPITHFDPSAFTTRFSASVKDFSVEGYYPVKDARKMDAFIQYGMVAGIQAMRDSGLEVDEANSHRMGVSIGSGIGGIGSIEDGALMIEHKGPRRISPFFVPGAIINMIAGNLSIMYGLRGPNIAITTACTTGTHSIGYAARSIMYDECDVMLAGGAEMATTPVGLGGFAAARALSTRNDAPEAASRPWDRDRDGFVLGDGAGVMVLEEYEHAKARGAKIYAELVGFGMSGDAYHMTSPPADGAGAALSMRNAVRDAGIPVETINYINAHGTSTQAGDRAECQAVKSVMGSAVDQVAVSSTKSMIGHLLGAAGAVEAIFSVLAIRDQVAPPTINLENPDEGCNDINLVPNTAQERKIDAVLSNSFGFGGTNGSLIFRNI is encoded by the coding sequence GTGTCGCGCAAAAGAGTCGTAGTTACGGGGTTGGGTATGGTCAGCCCGCTGGGAAATACTGTCGCTGACAGCTGGCGCGGAATCGTCAACGGTGTCAGTGGGGCGGCCCCCATCACACATTTTGACCCCTCGGCTTTCACCACCCGCTTCAGCGCGTCGGTGAAGGACTTTTCCGTTGAGGGTTACTACCCGGTAAAAGACGCTCGTAAAATGGACGCCTTCATTCAGTACGGAATGGTGGCCGGTATTCAGGCGATGCGTGACTCCGGTCTGGAAGTGGATGAAGCCAACAGCCATCGAATGGGGGTTTCCATCGGTTCGGGTATTGGTGGGATCGGTTCCATTGAAGACGGTGCGCTGATGATCGAACATAAAGGACCGCGCCGCATTTCACCGTTTTTTGTGCCGGGGGCGATCATCAATATGATCGCTGGCAACCTGTCGATCATGTACGGTCTGCGCGGACCGAATATTGCCATTACCACCGCCTGCACGACCGGTACACACAGCATAGGCTACGCGGCTCGCAGCATCATGTATGATGAGTGTGATGTCATGCTGGCCGGTGGTGCCGAAATGGCCACGACCCCGGTGGGGCTGGGCGGTTTTGCGGCGGCGCGCGCCTTGTCCACCCGCAATGATGCGCCCGAAGCGGCCAGCCGTCCGTGGGACAGGGATCGCGATGGTTTTGTATTGGGTGATGGCGCGGGGGTCATGGTCCTTGAGGAGTACGAGCATGCCAAGGCGCGCGGGGCGAAGATCTACGCCGAGCTGGTGGGTTTTGGCATGAGCGGCGACGCTTATCATATGACCTCGCCGCCCGCCGATGGCGCGGGCGCCGCACTGTCGATGCGCAATGCCGTACGGGATGCCGGTATTCCGGTCGAAACCATCAACTACATCAATGCCCACGGCACCTCAACCCAGGCAGGTGACCGGGCCGAATGTCAGGCGGTCAAGAGCGTCATGGGGTCGGCCGTGGATCAGGTGGCGGTAAGCTCCACCAAGTCAATGATCGGTCACCTGCTGGGTGCGGCGGGCGCCGTGGAAGCCATCTTCAGTGTACTGGCGATTCGGGATCAGGTGGCGCCACCTACCATCAACCTTGAGAACCCCGATGAAGGTTGTAATGACATCAATCTGGTGCCGAATACCGCGCAGGAGCGCAAGATTGATGCGGTTCTGTCCAACTCCTTCGGTTTTGGTGGTACCAACGGTTCGTTGATTTTCCGCAACATTTAG
- the acpP gene encoding acyl carrier protein produces MSSIEERVKKIVAEQLGVKEEEVKNEASFVEDLGADSLDTVELVMALEEEFETEIPDEEAEKITTVQLAIDYINANLA; encoded by the coding sequence ATGAGCAGCATTGAAGAACGGGTTAAAAAAATTGTTGCCGAGCAACTGGGTGTGAAAGAAGAAGAAGTTAAAAACGAAGCTTCTTTCGTCGAAGATCTGGGTGCCGACTCTCTCGATACCGTCGAGCTGGTAATGGCTCTGGAAGAGGAATTCGAAACCGAAATTCCGGACGAAGAAGCCGAGAAGATCACCACTGTTCAGTTGGCTATCGATTACATCAATGCCAACCTGGCGTAA